One stretch of Pongo abelii isolate AG06213 chromosome Y, NHGRI_mPonAbe1-v2.0_pri, whole genome shotgun sequence DNA includes these proteins:
- the LOC129053453 gene encoding testis-specific chromodomain protein Y 1-like encodes MASQEFEVESIVDKRQDKNGNTEYLVWWKGYDEQDDTWEPEQHLRNCEKCILDFNRRQTEKQKKLTWTRTSRIFSNNARRRTSRSTKVSYSKNSPKTLVTDKHHRSKNSKLFAASKIVRRKASSSLSDTNNREMINSTIKTVAPESPFNDKKTVRGFQKLEKLDPIAADQQDTVVFKVTEGKLLHDPLSRPGAEQPRIENKTQIHPPMSQMSGSVTASMATGSATQKGIVVLIDPLAANGKTDMHTSVPRVKGGQRNITDDSRDQPFIKKMYFTIKLTESASTYRDIVVKKEDGFTQIVLSTRSTEKNALNTEVIKEIVNALNNATVGDSKLMLFSAAGSVFCCGLDFGYFVKHLRNDRNRASLEMVDTIKNFVNTFIQFKKPIVVSVNGPAIGLGASILPLCDLVWANEKAWFQTPYMTFGQSPDGCSTITFQKMMGKASANEMLFAGRKLTAWEACAKGLVSQVVLSGTFTQEVMIQIKELASYNQIVLEESKALVHCNIKLELEQANERECEVLRKIWRSAQGTESMLKIPLLGYKAALASLPEGHRTV; translated from the exons ATGgcttcccaggagtttgaggttgaaagTATTGTTGACAAAAGACAAGATAAAAATGGGAATACAGAGTATTTGGTTTGGTGGAAAGGTTACGACGAACAGGATGACACTTGGGAACCAGAGCAGCACCTCAGGAACTGTGAAAAATGTATACTTGATTTTAATAGACgacagactgaaaaacagaaaaaactgacATGGACTAGAACCAGtagaattttttcaaacaatgcCAGAAGAAGAACTTCTAGATCTACAAAAGTGAGCTATTCTAAGAACTCTCCTAAAACGCTAGTGACGGATAAACACCACAGATCCAAAAACAGCAAGTTATTTGCTGCCAGCAAGATCGTTAGGAGAAAGGCATCTTCAAGTCTCTCCGACACAAATAATAGGGAGATGATAAATTCAACTATCAAGACCGTTGCACCTGAAAGCCCCTTTAACGACAAGAAAACTGTGAGAGGCTTTCAGAAACTTGAGAAACTGGACCCTATTGCAGCAGATCAGCAGGACACAGTGGTCTTCAAGGTGACAGAAGGGAAACTCCTCCACGACCCTTTGTCACGTCCTGGTGCAGAACAGCCTAGAATAGAGAACAAGACTCAGATACACCCACCAATGTCGCAGATGTCTGGCTCAGTTACTGCTTCAATGGCCACAGGTTCAGCTACCCAAAAAGGTATAGTGGTATTAATAGACCCGTTAGCAGCCAATGGAAAAACAGACATGCATACCTCAGTTCCAAGAGTGAAAGGTGGGCAAAGAAATATTACTGATGACAGCAGAGACCAGCCTTTTATCAAGAAGATGTACTTTACCATAAAGCTAACAGAAAGTGCCAGCACATACAGAGACATTGtagtgaagaaagaggatggattcACCCAGATAGTGCTATCAACTAGatccacagaaaaaaatgcactgaatacagaagtaattaaagaaatagtTAATGCTCTTAATAATGCTACTGTGGGTGACAGCAAGCTCATGCTGTTCAGTGCAGCTGGAAGTGTCTTTTGCTGCGGTCTTGATTTTGGGTACTTTGTGAAGCACTTAAGgaatgacagaaacagagcaaGCCTTGAAATGGTGGATACCATCAAGAACTTTGTGAAtacttttattcaatttaaaaagcctattgtTGTATCAGTCAATGGCCCTGCCATTGGACTAGGTGCATCCATCCTGCCTCTTTGTGATCTCGTGTGGGCTAATGAAAAGGCTTGGTTCCAAACCCCTTATATGACCTTTGgacagagtccagatggctgttcaactattacatttcaaaaaatgatgggtaaagcatctgccaatgaaatgttatttgctGGGCGAAAGCTGACAGCATGGGAGGCATGTGCCAAAGGCCTGGTCTCTCAGGTAGTTTTGAGTGGAACTTTCACCCAAGAGGTTATGATTCAAATTAAGGAGCTTGCCTCATATAATCAAATTGTACTGGAAGAATCTAAGGCCCTTGTTCACTGTAATATTAAGTTGGAGTTGGAACAGGCCaatgagagagagtgtgaggTGCTGAGGAAGATCTGGAGGTCAGCCCAAGGGACAGAATCCATGTTaaa AATACCTCTGCTGGGTTATAAGGCAGCATTAGCTTCCCTTCCAGAAGGACACAGAACTGTATGA